In Chryseobacterium gotjawalense, the following are encoded in one genomic region:
- the rpsG gene encoding 30S ribosomal protein S7 — MRKTKAKKRPLLPDPKFNDQLVTRFVNNLMFDGKKSIAFKIFYDALDIVESKKGDNEKPALEIWKDALTNVMPHVEVRSRRIGGANFQIPMPIRADRKISMAMKWLIKYSTARNDKSMAQKLATEVIAAAKEEGAAYKKKTDTHRMAEANKAFSHFKF, encoded by the coding sequence ATGAGAAAGACAAAAGCGAAAAAAAGACCGTTGTTACCCGATCCAAAATTTAATGATCAACTGGTAACAAGATTTGTAAACAATTTGATGTTTGATGGTAAAAAATCAATCGCATTCAAAATTTTCTATGATGCATTAGATATCGTAGAAAGCAAAAAAGGAGATAACGAAAAGCCAGCTCTGGAAATCTGGAAAGATGCTTTGACTAACGTTATGCCTCACGTAGAAGTGAGATCAAGAAGAATCGGGGGTGCAAACTTCCAGATTCCAATGCCAATCAGAGCTGATAGAAAAATTTCTATGGCAATGAAGTGGTTAATTAAGTATTCTACAGCAAGAAATGATAAATCAATGGCTCAGAAATTAGCTACGGAAGTTATCGCTGCTGCGAAAGAAGAAGGTGCTGCGTACAAAAAGAAAACAGACACTCATAGAATGGCTGAAGCAAACAAAGCATTTTCACACTTTAAATTCTAA
- the sucC gene encoding ADP-forming succinate--CoA ligase subunit beta, producing the protein MNLHEYQSKEILAKYGVNIQRGFIANTVEEAEAAAKKLTEMNGNEGWVVKAQVHAGGRGKGGGVKFSPNMEKLKENAGNIIGMQLVTPQTSAEGKKVNFVLVAEDVYYPGETETKEFYVSILLDRAQGKNMIVYSTEGGMDIEHVAEVTPHLIHNEVVDPAVGLQGFQARKIAFNLGLEGAAHKDFVKFIASLYNAYVGIDASLFEINPVLKTSDNKIIAVDAKVSLDDNALFRHKDLAALRDTREEDPTDVEAGDAGLNFVKLDGDVACMVNGAGLAMATMDIIKLSGGNPANFLDVGGTADAERVQKAFGIILKDENVKAILINIFGGIVRCDRVAQGIVDAYKAMGSLPVPLIVRLQGTNAVEAKQLIDDSGLPVHSVITLEEAANKVKEVLGH; encoded by the coding sequence ATGAATCTTCACGAGTACCAATCCAAAGAGATTTTGGCAAAATACGGAGTTAACATCCAACGAGGTTTTATTGCAAACACTGTGGAAGAAGCAGAAGCAGCCGCGAAAAAACTGACTGAAATGAACGGTAACGAAGGCTGGGTCGTTAAAGCACAGGTTCACGCAGGTGGGCGTGGAAAAGGCGGCGGCGTAAAGTTCTCACCGAACATGGAAAAACTGAAAGAAAATGCTGGAAACATCATCGGAATGCAGTTGGTTACTCCACAAACTTCTGCCGAAGGGAAAAAAGTAAATTTCGTTTTGGTAGCTGAAGATGTATATTATCCGGGAGAAACAGAAACCAAAGAGTTTTATGTTTCTATCCTTTTAGACAGAGCGCAAGGTAAAAACATGATCGTTTATTCTACAGAAGGTGGGATGGATATCGAGCACGTTGCTGAAGTAACTCCACATTTAATTCATAATGAAGTGGTAGATCCTGCAGTTGGATTGCAAGGTTTTCAAGCAAGAAAAATCGCGTTTAACTTAGGTTTAGAAGGCGCTGCTCATAAAGATTTCGTAAAATTCATTGCTTCTTTATACAACGCTTATGTTGGTATTGATGCAAGTCTTTTTGAAATCAACCCGGTTTTAAAAACTTCTGATAACAAGATTATCGCTGTTGATGCTAAGGTTTCTTTAGATGACAACGCATTGTTCCGTCACAAAGATTTGGCTGCGCTGAGAGATACAAGAGAAGAAGATCCTACCGATGTTGAAGCTGGTGATGCTGGTTTGAACTTCGTGAAGCTTGATGGTGACGTTGCTTGTATGGTAAACGGTGCTGGTCTTGCGATGGCGACTATGGATATCATTAAATTATCCGGCGGTAATCCAGCGAACTTCTTAGACGTTGGTGGTACTGCTGATGCAGAAAGAGTTCAGAAAGCTTTCGGAATTATCTTGAAAGATGAAAATGTAAAAGCAATTTTGATTAACATCTTTGGTGGAATCGTACGTTGCGACAGAGTTGCACAAGGTATTGTAGATGCTTACAAAGCAATGGGGAGTCTCCCAGTTCCATTGATCGTGAGATTGCAAGGAACCAATGCAGTTGAAGCAAAACAATTAATCGATGATTCTGGTTTGCCGGTACATTCTGTGATTACTTTGGAAGAAGCTGCTAATAAAGTAAAAGAAGTTTTAGGACACTAA
- a CDS encoding DUF423 domain-containing protein, whose protein sequence is MKNLTLIIGAVYGLVSVILGAFGAHALKKVLSVDKLQSFETGVKYQMYSALFLLIVGYILKFETPSEKWISILMIAGTFLFSVSIYLLAFSEVAAIPTKAIGPITPIGGLLMIISWAMLIFYFVKAKF, encoded by the coding sequence ATGAAAAATTTAACATTAATCATCGGAGCCGTTTATGGATTGGTTTCCGTAATTTTAGGAGCTTTCGGAGCGCACGCTTTAAAGAAAGTTTTATCCGTAGATAAATTGCAAAGTTTCGAAACTGGCGTGAAATATCAAATGTATTCCGCATTATTTTTATTGATCGTGGGATATATTTTAAAATTTGAAACCCCTTCAGAAAAATGGATTTCTATTTTAATGATTGCCGGAACATTTCTGTTTTCGGTAAGTATTTATTTACTGGCATTCAGTGAAGTGGCCGCAATTCCTACAAAAGCAATCGGGCCAATAACGCCGATTGGTGGTTTACTGATGATTATTTCCTGGGCGATGCTGATCTTTTATTTTGTGAAAGCAAAATTTTAA
- the fusA gene encoding elongation factor G codes for MARDLTFTRNIGIAAHIDAGKTTTTERILFYTGKVHKLGETHQGSSQMDWMEQEAERGITITSAATTCKWVFPRFEGQPTPDSHEYHFNIIDTPGHVDFTVEVNRSLRVLDGLVFLFSAVDGVEPQSETNWRLADNYNVARMGFVNKMDRQGADFLMVVNQVKEMLGSNAVPIVLPIGAEETFTGVVDLIKNRAIMWHDDTQGATFDVIPIPEDMLDEVHMYREKLVEAVADYDDTLMEKFFEDPDSISEDEINAALRKATIDMSIIPMTCGSSFKNKGVQFMLDAVCKYLPSPMDKESIFGINPKTDEEVARHPSVTEPFAALAFKIATDPFVGRLAFFRAYSGRLDAGSYVLNTRSGNKERISRIYQMHANKQNPVEYIEAGDIGAAVGFKDIKTGDTLCDEKNPIVLESMVFPDPVIGIAVEPKTKADQDKMGNALAKLSEEDPTFQVKTDEASGQTIISGMGELHLDILIDRMRREFKVEVNQGEPQVEYKENLTQVAAHREVYKKQSGGRGKFADIQFELGPTDDGKAGLVFVNEIKGGNIPREFIPSVEKGFKESMKNGPLAGFEVEGIKVTLKDGSFHAVDSDALSFELAAKMGFREAGKKAKPVIMEPIMKLEVVTPEEYMGDIVGDLNRRRGTVNGMDDRNNAKVIKGFVPLSEMFGYVTSLRTLSSGRATSSMEFEKYEAAPQSVAEKVIEKARG; via the coding sequence ATGGCAAGAGATCTTACATTCACAAGAAATATCGGTATCGCTGCGCACATTGATGCAGGGAAGACCACCACTACAGAAAGGATTTTATTCTATACAGGTAAAGTTCACAAACTAGGAGAAACTCACCAGGGTTCATCACAAATGGACTGGATGGAGCAGGAAGCAGAAAGAGGTATTACAATTACTTCTGCAGCTACAACCTGTAAATGGGTGTTCCCAAGATTTGAAGGACAGCCTACACCAGATTCTCACGAATACCACTTTAATATTATCGATACACCAGGACACGTAGATTTTACGGTTGAGGTAAATCGTTCATTAAGAGTATTAGATGGTTTGGTATTTTTATTCTCAGCGGTTGATGGTGTTGAGCCTCAATCAGAAACCAACTGGAGATTGGCAGACAATTACAACGTTGCGAGAATGGGATTCGTAAACAAAATGGACAGACAAGGTGCTGACTTCCTTATGGTTGTAAACCAGGTTAAGGAAATGTTAGGTTCCAATGCAGTTCCAATCGTTTTACCAATCGGTGCTGAAGAAACTTTTACAGGAGTAGTAGATTTGATTAAGAACCGTGCTATTATGTGGCATGATGATACCCAAGGAGCTACTTTCGACGTTATTCCAATTCCGGAAGATATGTTGGATGAAGTACACATGTACAGAGAAAAATTAGTTGAAGCAGTTGCTGATTATGATGACACTTTGATGGAGAAATTCTTCGAAGATCCAGATTCAATTTCAGAAGACGAGATCAACGCAGCTTTGAGAAAAGCAACGATCGATATGTCGATTATCCCAATGACTTGTGGTTCTTCATTTAAAAATAAAGGAGTACAGTTTATGTTGGATGCAGTATGTAAATACTTGCCTTCACCAATGGATAAAGAATCAATCTTTGGTATTAATCCAAAAACTGACGAGGAAGTTGCAAGACATCCTTCAGTTACTGAACCTTTTGCAGCTTTGGCATTTAAAATTGCTACCGATCCTTTCGTAGGAAGATTGGCATTCTTTAGAGCATATTCAGGAAGACTTGATGCGGGTTCTTATGTGTTGAACACAAGATCAGGTAACAAAGAAAGAATTTCTAGAATCTACCAAATGCACGCTAACAAGCAAAATCCTGTAGAATATATTGAAGCAGGAGATATTGGTGCAGCGGTTGGATTTAAAGATATCAAAACTGGAGATACTTTGTGTGACGAGAAAAACCCAATCGTTCTAGAATCGATGGTTTTCCCTGATCCAGTAATCGGTATCGCAGTAGAACCTAAAACAAAAGCAGATCAGGATAAAATGGGGAACGCTTTGGCAAAATTGTCTGAAGAAGATCCTACTTTCCAAGTGAAAACTGACGAAGCTTCCGGTCAAACGATTATTTCAGGAATGGGTGAACTTCACCTTGATATCTTGATCGACCGTATGAGAAGAGAGTTTAAGGTAGAGGTAAACCAAGGTGAACCACAAGTAGAATACAAAGAAAACTTAACACAAGTTGCTGCTCACAGAGAAGTTTACAAAAAACAATCTGGTGGACGTGGTAAATTTGCTGATATTCAATTCGAATTAGGCCCAACCGATGACGGTAAAGCTGGTTTAGTATTCGTAAATGAAATCAAAGGTGGTAACATTCCAAGAGAATTTATCCCATCGGTAGAAAAAGGTTTCAAAGAATCTATGAAAAACGGTCCTTTAGCAGGATTTGAAGTAGAAGGAATTAAAGTAACTTTGAAAGACGGATCTTTCCACGCAGTGGATTCAGATGCATTATCTTTCGAACTTGCAGCAAAAATGGGCTTCAGAGAAGCAGGTAAAAAAGCGAAACCGGTAATCATGGAACCAATCATGAAACTGGAAGTAGTAACTCCAGAAGAATACATGGGAGATATCGTAGGTGACCTTAACAGAAGAAGAGGAACCGTAAACGGTATGGATGACAGAAACAACGCGAAAGTAATCAAAGGATTCGTTCCACTTTCAGAAATGTTCGGTTATGTAACTTCATTGAGAACCCTGTCTTCAGGTAGAGCAACATCTTCTATGGAATTCGAAAAATACGAAGCAGCCCCACAAAGTGTCGCTGAAAAAGTAATCGAAAAAGCAAGAGGTTAA
- the rpsL gene encoding 30S ribosomal protein S12, whose amino-acid sequence MPTIQQLVRKGRVSLAKKSKSAALESCPQRRGVCTRVYTTTPKKPNSALRKVARVRLSNGKEVNAYIPGEGHNLQEHSIVLVRGGRVKDLPGVRYHIVRGALDTAGVAGRTQRRSKYGAKRPKPGQAAAAPAKGKKK is encoded by the coding sequence ATGCCTACTATTCAACAATTAGTAAGAAAAGGAAGAGTCTCGCTTGCCAAGAAGAGCAAATCGGCGGCCCTTGAATCTTGTCCACAAAGACGAGGTGTATGTACAAGAGTATATACTACCACTCCTAAGAAACCTAACTCTGCACTTAGAAAAGTTGCAAGGGTAAGACTTTCAAACGGTAAAGAAGTTAACGCCTATATCCCGGGCGAAGGACATAATCTTCAAGAGCACTCGATAGTATTGGTTAGAGGCGGAAGGGTGAAAGACCTACCGGGAGTACGTTATCACATTGTTCGTGGAGCTTTGGATACCGCAGGAGTAGCTGGAAGAACCCAGAGAAGATCAAAGTACGGAGCGAAAAGACCAAAACCAGGTCAAGCAGCTGCAGCACCTGCAAAAGGTAAGAAAAAGTAA
- a CDS encoding DMT family transporter: MTKPRIALFLGILCISIFPVIVRMNLTSGLISAFYRMAIATAILLPFALYKNKLKLENLKTLLPIMVCGVLFASDIAVWNISIQNSSATQATLLTNLSPIWVGIFSFVFLSYRPRKSFWLGTLIALIGMTVFVGIDVILELKLDVAFFLGILSGLLYALYILVSKSLLEKLEVITFITYSMIFSTIFLFIINVVFGEQFFGFSNKAWVSLVIQGVVCQLIAWLLISYATQNMRATRVSLSLLSQAIFATILAAVFVNEKITVVQMVGSIIILAGIATTFYEKTKPAIK; the protein is encoded by the coding sequence ATGACGAAACCAAGAATCGCTTTATTTCTCGGAATTTTATGTATTTCCATTTTCCCCGTAATTGTGCGGATGAATCTCACGTCGGGATTAATTTCTGCGTTCTACAGGATGGCAATTGCAACCGCGATTCTTTTGCCTTTTGCCCTTTATAAGAACAAACTTAAGTTAGAAAACCTCAAAACGCTTTTGCCTATAATGGTTTGCGGCGTTTTGTTTGCTTCAGATATTGCCGTTTGGAATATTTCAATTCAGAATTCATCTGCCACGCAGGCAACTTTGCTTACAAATCTTTCTCCGATTTGGGTCGGGATTTTTTCCTTTGTTTTTTTGAGTTATCGTCCGCGAAAAAGTTTTTGGCTCGGAACTTTAATTGCCTTAATCGGAATGACGGTTTTTGTAGGTATTGATGTGATTTTAGAATTGAAATTAGATGTCGCTTTCTTCCTCGGTATTCTTTCCGGATTACTGTATGCTTTGTATATTTTGGTGAGCAAAAGCCTGTTGGAGAAATTAGAAGTCATTACTTTTATCACCTACAGTATGATTTTCAGTACCATTTTTCTTTTCATTATTAATGTTGTTTTTGGGGAACAGTTTTTCGGTTTTTCAAATAAGGCGTGGGTTTCACTTGTTATTCAGGGAGTTGTTTGTCAGTTAATTGCGTGGTTACTCATCAGTTATGCGACCCAGAATATGCGGGCGACCAGAGTTTCCTTAAGTCTTTTGAGTCAGGCGATTTTTGCCACTATTTTAGCGGCAGTTTTTGTGAATGAAAAAATAACGGTGGTTCAAATGGTTGGTAGTATTATTATATTAGCCGGGATTGCAACTACCTTTTATGAAAAGACAAAACCTGCAATCAAGTAA
- a CDS encoding hydroxymethylglutaryl-CoA reductase, degradative — protein MNHSPVEGFSKLSKQRKIDWLIKEYLSEDRSYEQVLQQYWNGDHTLQKLHEEFSENTISNFYMPYGIAPNFLIDGKLLALPMAVEESSVVAAASKAAKFWIDKGGFKTTIINTKKLGHTHFILNVEPHKLQHFFNFKLKKRLFEATEEITKNMRNRGGGILNIRLIDKTADLENYFQLKASFDTVDSMGANFINSCLEQFGKTLTEEVQTEENFTPEEKDSLQIVMNILSNFTPDCIVRAEVSCKIEDLKDDSGISNEEFATKFKRAVTIAEIEPFRATTHNKGIMNGVDAVVIATGNDFRATEACAHAYAAKDGKYSSLTHCTTDNGIFRFWIDLPISVGVVGGLTNLHPLVKFSLALLGKPSAQELMSILAVSGLAQNFGALRSLVTTGIQKGHMKMHLFNILNQLGATEEEKNHFVTYFKDKTVTHHEVITEFNKLRNK, from the coding sequence ATGAATCACAGTCCGGTAGAAGGTTTTTCTAAACTTTCAAAACAAAGAAAAATAGATTGGCTCATCAAAGAATATCTGAGCGAAGACCGCAGTTACGAACAGGTTCTTCAGCAGTATTGGAATGGCGATCACACGCTGCAGAAATTACACGAAGAGTTTTCAGAAAACACCATTTCTAATTTTTATATGCCGTACGGAATTGCGCCTAATTTCCTTATCGACGGGAAATTATTGGCATTGCCAATGGCCGTGGAAGAAAGTTCGGTAGTCGCAGCCGCTTCAAAAGCCGCAAAATTCTGGATTGATAAAGGCGGCTTCAAAACAACCATCATTAATACTAAAAAATTAGGTCACACGCATTTTATTCTGAATGTGGAACCTCATAAATTACAGCATTTCTTCAACTTTAAATTAAAGAAAAGATTATTTGAAGCGACCGAAGAAATCACAAAAAACATGCGAAATCGTGGCGGTGGAATTTTAAACATTCGTCTCATCGACAAAACTGCGGATTTGGAAAATTATTTTCAACTGAAAGCGAGTTTCGATACGGTAGATTCTATGGGCGCCAATTTTATCAATTCCTGTTTGGAACAGTTCGGAAAAACTTTGACAGAAGAAGTTCAGACAGAAGAAAATTTCACGCCGGAAGAAAAAGATTCGCTGCAGATTGTCATGAATATCCTTTCCAATTTTACGCCGGACTGTATTGTACGTGCTGAAGTTTCCTGCAAAATTGAAGACCTGAAAGACGACAGCGGAATTTCTAATGAGGAATTTGCAACCAAGTTTAAACGCGCGGTGACCATCGCCGAAATCGAACCTTTCCGTGCGACCACTCATAATAAAGGAATTATGAATGGAGTTGACGCGGTTGTAATTGCGACAGGAAATGATTTCCGTGCAACCGAAGCCTGCGCGCATGCTTATGCCGCAAAAGACGGGAAGTATTCAAGTCTGACGCATTGCACAACCGATAACGGAATTTTCAGATTTTGGATCGATCTTCCAATTTCTGTCGGCGTTGTTGGTGGTTTGACGAATCTTCATCCGCTGGTGAAATTTTCTTTGGCTTTGCTCGGGAAACCTTCTGCGCAGGAACTGATGAGTATTTTGGCGGTTTCCGGTTTGGCGCAAAATTTCGGAGCACTTCGGTCTTTGGTAACAACCGGAATTCAGAAAGGGCACATGAAAATGCATTTGTTCAACATCCTGAACCAATTAGGAGCAACGGAAGAAGAGAAAAATCATTTCGTTACTTATTTTAAAGACAAAACGGTGACGCATCATGAAGTGATTACAGAGTTTAATAAATTGAGGAATAAATAA
- the rpsJ gene encoding 30S ribosomal protein S10 has protein sequence MSQRIRIKLKSYDYSLVDKSAEKIVKTVKATGAVVNGPIPLPTNKRIFTVLRSPHVNKKAREQFQLSAHKRLMDIYSSSSKTVDALMKLELPSGVDVEIKV, from the coding sequence ATGTCACAAAGAATCAGAATAAAATTAAAATCTTACGATTACAGTTTAGTAGACAAATCTGCTGAGAAAATCGTAAAAACGGTAAAAGCTACCGGCGCTGTTGTAAACGGTCCGATTCCTTTGCCAACGAATAAGAGAATCTTCACCGTGTTGAGATCTCCTCACGTAAACAAAAAAGCAAGAGAACAGTTCCAACTATCTGCACACAAAAGATTGATGGACATCTATTCTTCTTCTTCCAAAACGGTAGATGCACTAATGAAATTAGAGTTACCTTCAGGAGTTGACGTAGAAATTAAAGTGTGA